One Phalacrocorax aristotelis chromosome 11, bGulAri2.1, whole genome shotgun sequence DNA segment encodes these proteins:
- the PLP1 gene encoding myelin proteolipid protein isoform X1, whose translation MGLLECCARCLIGAPFASLVATGLCFFGVALFCGCGHEALTGTEQLIETYFSKNYQDYEYLIDVIHAFQYVIYGTASFFFLYGALLLAEGFYTTGAVRQIFGDYKTTICGKGLSATVTGGPKGRGARGPQRAHSLQRVCQCLGKWLGHPDKFVGITYVLTIIWLVVFACSAVPVYIYFNTWTTCQSIANPSKTSASIGTLCADARMYGVLPWNAFPGKVCGSNLLSICKTSEFQMTFHLFIAAFVGAAATLVSLLTFMIAATYNFAVLKLMGRGTKF comes from the exons ATGG GTTTGCTCGAGTGCTGTGCCAGATGTCTCATTGGGGCACCCTTTGCGTCACTGGTTGCCACTGGCTTGTGCTTCTTCGGGGTAGCACTGTTTTGTGGCTGTGGGCACGAAGCCCTGACAGGCACTGAGCAGCTCATTGAGACCTACTTCTCCAAAAACTACCAGGACTATGAGTATCTCATTGATGT CATCCACGCTTTTCAGTATGTCATCTATGGCACggcctccttcttcttcctctatggagccctgctgctggccgAAGGCTTCTACACCACCGGTGCCGTCCGGCAAATCTTCGGGGACTACAAGACCACCATCTGCGGCAAGGGCCTCAGCGCAACGGTAACCGGGGGCCCGAAAGGGAGGGGAGCGCGAGGCCCCCAGCGAGCTCACTCGTTGCAGCGGGTGTGTCAGTGTTTGGGAAAGTGGCTAGGACATCCTGACAAG TTTGTGGGCATTACGTATGTCCTGACCATCATCTGGCTCGTGGTCTTCGCCTGCTCCGCGGTGCCTGTCTACATCTACTTTAACACTTGGACCACCTGCCAGTCTATTGCCAACCCCAGCAAGACTTCGGCCAGCATTGGCACCCTGTGTGCGGATGCCAGGATGTATG GTGTCCTGCCCTGGAATGCTTTCCCTGGCAAGGTGTGTGGCTCCAACCTGCTCTCCATCTGCAAGACCAGCGAG TTCCAGATGACTTTCCACCTCTTCATCGCAGCCTTCGTGGGGGCAGCTGCCACACTGGTCTCACTG CTCACCTTCATGATCGCTGCCACCTACAACTTTGCTGTCCTCAAGCTGATGGGCCGAGGCACCAAGTTCTAG
- the PLP1 gene encoding myelin proteolipid protein isoform X2, which translates to MGLLECCARCLIGAPFASLVATGLCFFGVALFCGCGHEALTGTEQLIETYFSKNYQDYEYLIDVIHAFQYVIYGTASFFFLYGALLLAEGFYTTGAVRQIFGDYKTTICGKGLSATFVGITYVLTIIWLVVFACSAVPVYIYFNTWTTCQSIANPSKTSASIGTLCADARMYGVLPWNAFPGKVCGSNLLSICKTSEFQMTFHLFIAAFVGAAATLVSLLTFMIAATYNFAVLKLMGRGTKF; encoded by the exons ATGG GTTTGCTCGAGTGCTGTGCCAGATGTCTCATTGGGGCACCCTTTGCGTCACTGGTTGCCACTGGCTTGTGCTTCTTCGGGGTAGCACTGTTTTGTGGCTGTGGGCACGAAGCCCTGACAGGCACTGAGCAGCTCATTGAGACCTACTTCTCCAAAAACTACCAGGACTATGAGTATCTCATTGATGT CATCCACGCTTTTCAGTATGTCATCTATGGCACggcctccttcttcttcctctatggagccctgctgctggccgAAGGCTTCTACACCACCGGTGCCGTCCGGCAAATCTTCGGGGACTACAAGACCACCATCTGCGGCAAGGGCCTCAGCGCAACG TTTGTGGGCATTACGTATGTCCTGACCATCATCTGGCTCGTGGTCTTCGCCTGCTCCGCGGTGCCTGTCTACATCTACTTTAACACTTGGACCACCTGCCAGTCTATTGCCAACCCCAGCAAGACTTCGGCCAGCATTGGCACCCTGTGTGCGGATGCCAGGATGTATG GTGTCCTGCCCTGGAATGCTTTCCCTGGCAAGGTGTGTGGCTCCAACCTGCTCTCCATCTGCAAGACCAGCGAG TTCCAGATGACTTTCCACCTCTTCATCGCAGCCTTCGTGGGGGCAGCTGCCACACTGGTCTCACTG CTCACCTTCATGATCGCTGCCACCTACAACTTTGCTGTCCTCAAGCTGATGGGCCGAGGCACCAAGTTCTAG